TGTCCGTTAAAGACGCAAGGTTTGTATCGGCTCACATCAAAATCGGTCTCTTCCTGATAAACCTGTTCGTTGCCGTTGACACCATCGACAAACGGGTCATTCCACATCGTATGATTCCACCAATAAAAAATGGGAAACTCTAATGTGTAGTATACCGGATTCCCATAGGTGCTTCGCACATGTTGTTCGACGGTCCGTCCTGTGACGTAATCAGCTTTCCCATTTCCTTTTAAGGAATACAGGGACAGGAGGAGGCGGGATTCCTGGTCGTAGATCTCATCAATGCGAGTACTTTCGTCGGGTTCTGAAGGTAAAGTTAAGGTCGCTGAGGGGGCGGGAGTTTCCACTGAGGTGAACGCTAACCAGGTTGCAAGAACGACTAAAGGCATAACCGTCATACGCCAAGTCCTCCTTCCTAGATGTGGTCCAGAGTATAGCCCGGGAAGGAGGCCATGCTCATGAACGGAACAAATTAGGGTTGAACAACTGCAAGCCCATACGGAGCGGCTGATTCTTTTCCGTCCACCATATTGGTGAGAAGGGTAATACCTATCAATTCACCGCCTTTTCCAGCATGGAAGATTTTGGTCTTAGCCACTCCAAGCCTGGACCGTTTAGCATTATTGCCATCCTTGTGATTTCCGGTCAAGAGATTGGGGCCCCCACAATAATCAAAGCATAATGGCGGTGCCGAAAAAAATCAAATAAGGATCAGGGCCGGATCATTGCTCCGTGTACCCAGAAGGAATGGACGCCAGGCTGGAATGGGTGCTTGAATCACATATATATCGCAATCGTCTTTCCATGCGTGATCCACATTCCAGAGGTAGCGTCCAATGGTTCAATGCCCGGGAATGTTCGAAAATATTATGTCGCGGGAAGCGATCAACTCGATCAAGACCGAGTCAGAAAGTTCCGCAGGATCGACAGCAAAGACGTCATAAGGAATGCGGCACGATGGGACATTCGTCAACCGAGTTCAGATACAGCGTGTTCCCGATTTGATAGCCGCCGAAATCTGGCGTAAGAATTTTGGTATTCGTTAAGGCCGTGGATGATTTTTTGCCGATGATTTCTTAATGGTGACTACCAGGTATGCGTTTTCCCGTAGCGCCACGAAATCCTTGGTGCATCCGTAGCCGCGCAAATGAGGGTTTTTATCCGGCCCTGCTCCACCGGCCATGGAGTGTCATCGGCAAGCTGTTTGCCATCATGCTTATCCAAGATCCTGAATTTTCTTGAGTCGTTCATAGGCTTCACCGGAAGAGATGCCAGAGCCCATGAAAAGCTAAAATTGATTCCCAATGGCTCTTCTTTATGCCGGCCTCATTGGTGCGCGAGTAACAGAATCGTATGCTATTTCCCCCTCGATTCAATGCCAGTTCCAAATGATCTCACATACAGTATCACAAGCCAGGCTTCGTCTTCTGTCAAGACTAGTGGGATGAATGAGGCCATATCCGTACCCGGACTGCCGTTTTGCAAAATCCAGAAGAGCTCCCCATCCGTGCGAGCTGCCTGCCAGGTCTTGTCCGTAAAGTTTCGTGGGAGCCTACCTCGAAGGCCAGGAATGTCACCCAGGCCTTTGCCTTCTGGTCCATGACAGGTGACGCAAAATGCTTTCCCGTGAAAAATGTGTTTGCCCTTTTCAATATTTTCCGGGGTTGAAGGGAAAGGATTCTTATTCGCCCGGGCTTCCTGGATTTGTTCAGGAGGAACCCTGGGTTTCAATACTTCTGAATCGGCGGCATGCACGAGACCCATTCCGGCTATCCCCGCAACAAAAAAAGCCGACACAATCTTTAAATTTTTCTTAAGCAGGGTCAAGTTCAATGCCTCTCAAAGTAGAGTCCAGATCCCGGAGATTCCAAAAGGGAATCTCCGGGACCATCTTGGATTATTCCGGTTGATTAAAGATATGCCCGAGAGATTGCGGGTAGGTTACAGTCCCGTCCGGAAAATCTTTCCCCTTTTGCCATAGATGATAAATGACTCCGTCGGTTTTTGACGCGGCTTCGGCAATGGCTTTGACCTTTTCTGGATCATCAATATCTAAAATTTGTACACGCCCGGTGGCGATTTCCTGTTTATGATCATGGAAAAACCGATGCCATTGGATCAACGGCAAGGTCCGGGAAAGATCCTTGGACACGAAATATTCAATGGCCACAAGAGGGGCATTGGCGTCTGTGGTTTCAAAGAGGAGACATTGCAGGATCTTATCATTAATGCCTTTACAGTAGTGGTGATAGGGTCCACCTGGGGTGCCATCCGGCATTAAATGAGGGGCTTGCACATGGATGTCATATCCTTGGGCAGGTCCTGGGGCAGGCGCAGCCTCGCTCGTGGCTGGAGTGGTCATACACCCCATGGCCAAAAGACTAAAAGTCCCTAACATGAAAAATGAACGGATTGAACGCTGCATGGCAACCTCCTTTATGTTGTTCAGTAATAACCCTCCAACAATGTGGAAGGCCTTGGGAACCTGGTGAAAATTCGCCGCATACTATCATGTCGTTCTGTGAACGACCATTATTTGACGTCAATGCTCATAATGACAAACGGCTTGTTCAATTGGCTTCCCTGGGGTGGCTCAACGTAGCTGTCGTCATAGTAATACCATTGGAGGGGTATCATTTCGCCAAGTTGTTCAGGGTGCCGGGGCAATTTCGCCAGATCGAGCCCGCTAGCGATAAACTGATCGGGGTTTATGTAATAGACGATATCTTCTGTGGTTTGTTCGGGGTGTTGATTGAAATGCACCATATTATGCTTGGAGACGGTTTCCAGCATGCACATTTCCCCACTGGCCTTCGTGGCGTCGATGGGCATTAACTTTGAATCATCAGTTAACAAATTGGCAATCGCATTGATCTCTTTTTGGGCATTACCTTCCAATTGCAACACCGGCCCAAATTTCGCTTGTATGTCATTCAATTGAGTGGTGGCATCGGAATTTTCAGCAGCCTGGGCTCCTGAGGTTGAGGCAATTATTACAGCTACTAGCAAAAGCTTTCTCGCATTCCCATTCAAAAAAATCCTTCCCTGGCCCATCTAAAACCTTCTTGGTATTACGATAAGCAAAAACTTTCAAACATGAAAGTTTTTGAGTAAATAGAATGAGGAGCAATTACTCCCGGATCCGGTTATAGGGCAACTTGCTCAAGAGCATCCCCATCAGACAGGAGTCGGTAAGTCCTGCATGGATAAGTCCAACCCCTACCAGGGTTGGAAGGAGAAGGAATCCTGTGTGAACTGTCAGGCCCAATCCAACCCCTGCGAGAATTAATACCCCTGCGATGGCGCGCACTTGTCCTTCAAGGGAAATTCGTTGTTTTCCCCTGACGACAGGTTTGCCCTGATTAACCCAGGCCGTGATGCCTCCTTCGAGAATGCCGCAATTCGTTATCCCTTGGTTAATTAAATATTCGTAGGCAATCTTCACCCGGTTTTGTGTTCGGCAGATCAACATGATGCGGTGCTCACGAGAGAGGGTTTTCAGTTCGGTCACAAATCTGTGCAAATCCGGTAGAGGAATATTTCGAGCACCTGAAATATGCATACCTTCAAACTCTTGTGGTGTCCTGACATCGATATACAGAGGTTTCTTCAATGAAGGGGGCGACAGCTGATTGTTCTTACTCGTTCCCGATTTTGCTTCTTGATCTATTGCCAATAAATTCATTGGGGATCTTCCTTGTCCGTTTATTTCGCGCATGCGGATATGGTTTGGGGTTGAAACTTTTGGCGTGGATGACTCCAGGTGGTGAGCCAGGCGTCATAGCCACCGACAAGATCCATGGCTTGGGTTCGTCCGGCTTGTTCCAAAATCCCTATGGCGGTAGATGACCGGTATCCACTGGCGCAATGGACCACCACCGGGGTATCTGCAGGAATGTCCCGAACCTGTTCGGCCAGGTGAGGCAAAGGGATGTTGAGGCTTCCGTCAATATGCCCGGATTCCCATTCTTTGACCGATCTCACGTCGACGACCATGGGGGGATGTTGGGCCGTCAGGAGTTCTGCAAGTCCCTGAGCCGTGATGCGTTGGACTTTTTGGACCACATCAGGGTTCATCTCAAGGGATTGCATGCCGCCCTTCAAGTAGCCCAGGACGCGGTCAAATCCAATACGGCCTAATCGTTGAATCGCCTCCTTTTCATATCCAGGCTCTGCAATGATAACGATGGAGGATTTGGGGTTCAGAACTGTTCCGGCCCAGGTCGCAAACTTTCCTCCTAATCCAATGTTGAGACTTCCCTTCAGGTGCCCTCCCGCATATTCAACGGCATTTCTGACATCAAGGACTTGAACTCCATTTTCCTGATGATCCAAGACAGCCTGAAGGGAAAGAGGAGTCAGGCTGTCCCGAATCACATCATTCAGAACAGGATGCTGTTCCCTATTCATCCTTGCGTCATATCCAAAATACGAAGGCGCTTCAGGTTGATCAGCCGTAACCAGATCAATAAATTTTTCTTTCGTCATGGGTTGAAGTGCATAGTTTTCCCAACGCTGCCTGCCCAATGTGGACACCGTGTCGCTGCTTAAATTTTTTCCGCACATGGATCCCGCTCCGTGTGCAGGATAGACCAGTGTTTCATCGGGAAGACGCATGAGTTTATTTCGGAGCGAATCGTATAATTGCCCCCCTAATTCTTCGGCGGTGACACCAATGGAGGCCATAAGATCCGGTCTGCCCACATCGCCAATAAACAGCGTATCTCCCGTCAGCACGCAGTGCGGATGATCGGCGCTCTTGTCCAGGTCGTAGACGGCAAGTGAAATACTTTCCGGGGTATGCCCCGGTGTTTCTAGCACTTGAATGCGCACCGACCCAAACTCAAGAACCTCTTGGTCCCGAAAGTTTCGAATGGGGAAGTCGGTCTTGGCTTTGGCGCCAAGGCAGATCTCAGCGCCGGTTTGTCGTTGGAGTTCAAGGTGCCCGGCTAAAAAGTCTGCATGGAAGTGGGTGAGAAACACATAACGGATCTTCCAATCGTGGCGTCGGGCCTCCTGAAGATATTGCTCGATGTCCCTTTGAGGATCCACGACCACAGCGGTTGAGGTTTTGTTATCGCCGATCATGTAAGACGCATGAGCCAAACAACTCAAATAAAATTGTTTCACAATCATGATGAATACCCTCCTCTCCTTCGAAAAAAAGGAGCATTGGTTGAGATTAATTGAGCTCGTTTCGAAATATTCTTGTAAGATTCTTTCCTTGTACCATCCTTACGCATGGATTGTGCCAGATGATGATACGCGGAAGAATTTGAAAATTTTATACAAAATCAATGCTTTAGTGGATAAGTTGAAATCAGGAGAGGCCTGAGTATGGCCTGAAAGTCAGATGACCTGAACAAAATACGCTAACTGTTAAGTTAACGTGTTAACGATCTGATTAGGCGTTGGGAGGAGTCTGAAGCTGTTTGATTTTCTTCCAAAGGGTGACTCGACTCACTCCAAGAAGCTTGGCAGCTTCCGTTTTGTTGCCTTTGGTCTGTTGGAGGGCTTCCGCAATACGAGCTTCCTCCTCCGGTGGAAGGGAGTGCTCTGTGCTGGTCGAGAGCGGTTTGAGGCTTCGGGACCTTGGAGGACTCTGAACTTCTGAAGGGAGGTCCCACAGGGTGAGGCAATCACCATTCACGGTGACGAAGGCGTGTTCGATCGCATTTTTTAATTCGCGGACATTGCCGGGCCAGTTATAGTCAGTTAACCGTTGCAGGGCATCCTGGGCAATGTCTCCTATTTCGCGACCAAACGTCTTGGAGTTGGCCGCCATGAAATGGTGAACCAGGAGAGGAATGTCTTCTCGTCGGGCTCGCAATGGTGGAAGGGTAATCTCGAACACATGAATCCGATAATAAAAATCTTCCCGGACCGTGCCTTCTGCCATAAGGGCTTTCAAATCCCGATTGGTGGCCGTAATGAGACGGACATCGACCCGCATGCCCCGGTCATCTCCAACCCGGCGTATTTCGTTTTCCTGCAGGACCCTGAGCAATTTTAATTGCAGGAGAGGGCTGGTATCTCCGATTTCATCTAAAAATAACGTGCCACCGTCAGCGGCTTGAAAAACCCCGATTTTATCGCGTATGGCGCCGGTGAACGCCCCCTTCACATGCCCGAAGAGTTCACTTTCAAGCAAGGCTTCTGGAATCGCTGAGCAATTGATGGCGAAAAAGGGTTTATCGTTTCGATCACTTAAGGTGTGAATGGCTCGGGCCGCCAGTTCTTTTCCGGTGCCGGATTCCCCGGTGAGCAATACCGTGACATCGCTTTGTGCAGCCAGTCGGAGCCGGCGAAACACCTCTTGCATCGCCGGGCTTTTGCCGATGAGCTGTTGAAAGGACTCACGGGATTTTGCCTGTTCCTCCAGCACGGCAATTTTTTGGTTATTCAAAATAAATGAGGTGAGGTCGGTAAAGGTTCCGACAGCGCCCCCGACCTGGCCTTGTTCATCCCGGATGATTGAAACATTGCCGAAGAGGTAGAGTTCGCGGCCGTCTTTCCCCAGCACTTTGCATTCCTGATTGCAGATGCCCCAAGGATAGGGGGTGGGGTTGTCCAAAAATTCCGTCAGGATGCGAAAGCCCTTGCAATTTTGACCTTCTAGAATATGACAGGATTTCCCCAGGATATCCTGGCTGGAATATCCCGTAATGCGAGCTGCCCCGGTGCTCCAGGCGACAATGTGACCTTTCGCATCGACCGTGAACACGCCATCCGCCATGACGTCTACCATGTTGCTGAGGATGGCGGGATTTTTCCGGAAATCTAGCTCCATGGTCTGTGATTCAAAGAATGTTCATAGGGTGAGATTGAGCGGGTTAAAAAAAGGGGTAGGTGAACCAAGAAGGCTGGAGAACGTGTATTGAGACAATACCATTCTCCAGCCTTGCGTGATTTTTAGGTTGTCCGTAATTTCATAAGGCCTCATACACCTAATTTGTAGGTTCTACCTGTGCTGCCAGCAATGACTTGAAGGCGGGATCATTCTCGACTAACCCCTTCAGTGTATCGTTGTGCAACATATACGCCCAGCTTTGCGGGCTTGAGCCGGGAGTTTTCTCAAACCAGTCACGTGCCTGCTGCAGGAGACCCAGCATCGCCTGATTGTCACGGGGAACGTGAAATGCCAGGCTATAGGCCATCGCATAGGTTGCCGTAAATTTGTTAAGGGGATCTTTCGTGAGCTCGAACGCTTTCTGAGCCGCCTCATAACCTCTCTGAATGTCGGGATCGTCATAATGCCGATTCCAGGCCACTTTTCCAATTCGGGCCCAGGCTAACTCTAAGAGCACTTGTGCGCGAAGCTCTTCCTGTTCGGCTGGCACCTCAGTCAATAATTCCTGTGGCGCAGACAGGGCCGCCATTTGATCGTTCGTCCACCGGTAGGTCGAGGACAATCGAATCCGGTTGTTGAAATCACCGGGCTCCAGAGATGCTAATGCCTCCATTACAG
The window above is part of the Nitrospiraceae bacterium genome. Proteins encoded here:
- a CDS encoding cytochrome c; the encoded protein is MGLVHAADSEVLKPRVPPEQIQEARANKNPFPSTPENIEKGKHIFHGKAFCVTCHGPEGKGLGDIPGLRGRLPRNFTDKTWQAARTDGELFWILQNGSPGTDMASFIPLVLTEDEAWLVILYVRSFGTGIESRGK
- a CDS encoding DUF1264 domain-containing protein produces the protein MQRSIRSFFMLGTFSLLAMGCMTTPATSEAAPAPGPAQGYDIHVQAPHLMPDGTPGGPYHHYCKGINDKILQCLLFETTDANAPLVAIEYFVSKDLSRTLPLIQWHRFFHDHKQEIATGRVQILDIDDPEKVKAIAEAASKTDGVIYHLWQKGKDFPDGTVTYPQSLGHIFNQPE
- a CDS encoding DUF2892 domain-containing protein — its product is MNLLAIDQEAKSGTSKNNQLSPPSLKKPLYIDVRTPQEFEGMHISGARNIPLPDLHRFVTELKTLSREHRIMLICRTQNRVKIAYEYLINQGITNCGILEGGITAWVNQGKPVVRGKQRISLEGQVRAIAGVLILAGVGLGLTVHTGFLLLPTLVGVGLIHAGLTDSCLMGMLLSKLPYNRIRE
- a CDS encoding MBL fold metallo-hydrolase, whose protein sequence is MIVKQFYLSCLAHASYMIGDNKTSTAVVVDPQRDIEQYLQEARRHDWKIRYVFLTHFHADFLAGHLELQRQTGAEICLGAKAKTDFPIRNFRDQEVLEFGSVRIQVLETPGHTPESISLAVYDLDKSADHPHCVLTGDTLFIGDVGRPDLMASIGVTAEELGGQLYDSLRNKLMRLPDETLVYPAHGAGSMCGKNLSSDTVSTLGRQRWENYALQPMTKEKFIDLVTADQPEAPSYFGYDARMNREQHPVLNDVIRDSLTPLSLQAVLDHQENGVQVLDVRNAVEYAGGHLKGSLNIGLGGKFATWAGTVLNPKSSIVIIAEPGYEKEAIQRLGRIGFDRVLGYLKGGMQSLEMNPDVVQKVQRITAQGLAELLTAQHPPMVVDVRSVKEWESGHIDGSLNIPLPHLAEQVRDIPADTPVVVHCASGYRSSTAIGILEQAGRTQAMDLVGGYDAWLTTWSHPRQKFQPQTISACAK
- a CDS encoding sigma 54-interacting transcriptional regulator, with product MELDFRKNPAILSNMVDVMADGVFTVDAKGHIVAWSTGAARITGYSSQDILGKSCHILEGQNCKGFRILTEFLDNPTPYPWGICNQECKVLGKDGRELYLFGNVSIIRDEQGQVGGAVGTFTDLTSFILNNQKIAVLEEQAKSRESFQQLIGKSPAMQEVFRRLRLAAQSDVTVLLTGESGTGKELAARAIHTLSDRNDKPFFAINCSAIPEALLESELFGHVKGAFTGAIRDKIGVFQAADGGTLFLDEIGDTSPLLQLKLLRVLQENEIRRVGDDRGMRVDVRLITATNRDLKALMAEGTVREDFYYRIHVFEITLPPLRARREDIPLLVHHFMAANSKTFGREIGDIAQDALQRLTDYNWPGNVRELKNAIEHAFVTVNGDCLTLWDLPSEVQSPPRSRSLKPLSTSTEHSLPPEEEARIAEALQQTKGNKTEAAKLLGVSRVTLWKKIKQLQTPPNA